A single window of Coffea eugenioides isolate CCC68of chromosome 7, Ceug_1.0, whole genome shotgun sequence DNA harbors:
- the LOC113777960 gene encoding uncharacterized protein LOC113777960 — protein MEAFDFDNVTPEKSSVILSCTHLRSIAKLFRIVEVFFVLILLSWTSTRLPFAVKISGEYCRHLVTIVISPLFIFLLGNLIVLTLLFKAGRILSGGQSPADINSEMETETDLYEAFVKTSDSCMNVTNLTSSPDEIEYQDKQTIFEVSRAAKIGKADGSEVSEVFSDKPSEMKAYSRSQSENFDSKRELLEEEEDNCVKLRRSETEKCRKVANPGEIPGETVYVFDELSNEEFQQTIEAFIAKQINFHREEKLAIVLPNHS, from the coding sequence atggAGGCCTTTGATTTTGATAACGTCACGCCGGAGAAATCAAGCGTCATTTTAAGCTGTACTCACCTTAGAAGTATTGCCAAATTGTTCCGAATTGTTGAGGTTTTCTTCGTACTAATCTTACTCTCATGGACATCTACTCGCTTGCCGTTCGCCGTCAAAATCTCCGGCGAGTATTGCCGGCATCTAGTGACTATCGTCATTAGtcctcttttcatttttcttctcgGCAACCTAATCGTCTTGACTCTGCTCTTCAAAGCCGGCCGCATCCTCTCGGGCGGCCAATCTCCGGCTGACATTAACTCCGAAATGGAAACTGAAACTGATCTGTACGAAGCATTCGTCAAAACTAGCGATAGCTGCATGAACGTTACGAATCTAACTTCCTCTCCCGATGAGATTGAATACCAAGATAAACAGACTATATTTGAAGTGAGCAGAGCCGCCAAAATTGGAAAAGCCGATGGGTCGGAAGTTTCAGAAGTGTTTTCCGATAAACCTTCGGAAATGAAGGCGTATTCTAGAAGCCAATCGGAGAACTTCGACTCGAAGAGAGAGCTTctggaagaggaagaggataaTTGCGTAAAGCTCAGGCGTTCGGAGACTGAGAAGTGCAGGAAGGTTGCGAATCCCGGCGAGATTCCCGGAGAAACAGTGTATGTATTTGATGAATTGAGCAATGAGGAGTTTCAACAGACGATTGAGGCCTTTATTGCTAAGCAAATTAACTTCCATCGCGAAGAAAAGCTGGCTATTGTACTCCCTAACCATAGTTGA
- the LOC113778673 gene encoding salicylate carboxymethyltransferase, with product MKMDVEKIFRMKGGVGKTSYSKNSSLQKKASDKVKYITLETIEQVYLTAKPKSLGIADLGCSSGPNTLSNIREIVDAIEEISRRTLQPAPEFRVYLNDLPTNDFNAIFQALPDFYGGLKNGRSNQGAPPSIYIAGYPGTFYGRLFPDNCLHFIYSSYSLHWLSKVPQGLYDETCRSINKGSIYISDNSPPEVPKAYSKQFQEDFSLFLHSRSKELVSGGGMVLILLARKGPNHIDRGNSFFWEILYRSLASLVRKGDVEEEKLDSYDVHFYAPSKEELEDLIKKEGSLKLEGVEMFEIEKDVCDGGATSYGTRVAMTVRAIQESMIAHHFGDAIVDDLFDIYGRMVDEEMAKEDIRPMTSVVVLRKL from the exons ATGAAAATGGACGTTGAAAAAATTTTCCGCATGAAAGGTGGGGTGGGGAAGACTAGCTATTCCAAAAATTCTTCTCTACAG AAGAAGGCTTCTGATAAGGTGAAATACATAACCCTGGAGACCATCGAACAAGTTTATCTGACCGCAAAACCAAAGAGCTTAGGCATAGCTGACTTGGGTTGCTCCTCAGGACCCAACACATTGTCAAACATTAGAGAAATAGTGGATGCAATTGAAGAGATCAGTCGCAGAACCTTGCAACCAGCACCTGAATTTCGAGTGTACCTAAATGATCTTCCCACCAATGACTTTAATGCTATATTCCAGGCCTTACCAGATTTCTATGGTGGCCTCAAGAATGGAAGAAGCAATCAGGGGGCGCCTCCGTCTATATACATAGCTGGTTATCCTGGAACATTTTATGGAAGACTTTTCCCTGATAACTGCTTGCACTTCATATATTCCTCCTACAGTTTGCACTGGCTATCCAAG GTTCCTCAGGGTCTTTATGATGAGACATGCAGATCAATCAACAAAGGCAGCATATATATTTCTGATAACAGTCCTCCAGAGGTGCCCAAAGCATACTCCAAACAGTTCCAGGAAGATTTCTCACTGTTCTTGCATTCAAGGTCAAAGGAGCTTGTTAGTGGAGGTGGGATGGTGCTGATTTTGTTGGCAAGGAAAGGTCCTAATCATATTGATAGAGGAAATTCATTCTTCTGGGAAATTCTCTACAGATCTTTAGCCTCTTTGGTTCGCAAG GGAGATGTTGAGGAGGAAAAACTGGATTCATATGATGTTCATTTTTATGCGCCATCCAAGGAGGAATTGGAAGATTTGATTAAAAAGGAGGGGTCCCTGAAATTGGAAGGGGTTGAAATGTTTGAAATTGAGAAAGATGTTTGTGATGGTGGCGCTACAAGCTATGGAACAAGGGTTGCTATGACTGTTAGGGCTATTCAGGAATCAATGATCGCCCACCATTTTGGTGATGCAATCGTTGATGATTTGTTTGATATATATGGAAGAATGGTTGATGAAGAAATGGCCAAAGAAGATATTAGGCCTATGACTTCAGTTGTTGTCCTTCGAAAACTATGA
- the LOC113778704 gene encoding uncharacterized protein LOC113778704 encodes MAKNEMNEAVQVFCVGTADTKLEELRFLSQSVQSNLNNFSTNSSTKVQVTVVDVSAGEKEVQSCGDFKFVSREDVFSASGEPSPVQLPDDRGKAVAVISKALENFLRKAHRGRVLAGVVGLGGSGGTSLLSSAFRSLPIGIPKLLVSTVASGQTEPYIGTSDLLLFPSVVDICGINNVSRVVLSNAGAAFAGMVAGRLEKSKETRNGSEKFTVGLTMFGVTTPCVNAVKERLLKEGYETLVFHATGVGGRAMEDLVRQGLIQGVLDITTTEVADYVVGGVMACDSSRFDALIEKNIPLVLSVGALDMINFGGRDTIPSQFHHRKIHEHNQQVSLMRTTVDENKKFAEFIAEKLNKSNSKLCICLPEKGISALDAPGKAFYDSEVTETLIKEVQKLIQTNEDRQVKVFPHHINDIEFANALADLFIEICHNSKDGGESVYESMKDIQEDHPVSEVKPTKGTISYCLSNFPNAKPETLQRTHAVLQNLKDQIRMCKPIIGAGAGTGISAKFEEAGGVDLIVLYNSGRFRMAGRGSLAGLLPFADANAVVVEMANEVLPVVKKVPVLAGVCATDPFRRIDYFLKQLESIGFCGVQNFPTVGLFDGNFRQNLEETGMGYGLEVEMVAKAHEMGLLTTPYAFNIEEAVAMAKAGADVVVAHMGLTTAGSIGAKTALSLDESAVRVQAIAVAVHSVNSDVIVLCHGGPISSPEEAKYVLKNTKGVHGFYGASSLERLPVEQAITATVQEYKSISMK; translated from the exons ATGGCAAAAAATGAGATGAATGAGGCGGTGCAAGTTTTCTGCGTCGGAACTGCTGATACGAAGCTTGAAGAGCTCCGATTTCTATCCCAATCCGTTCAATCAAATCTCAACAACTTCTCCACTAATTCTTCCACTAAG GTACAAGTTACAGTTGTAGATGTTTCTGCGGGTGAGAAGGAGGTACAGAGCTGTGGTGACTTCAAGTTTGTATCAAGGGAGGATGTCTTTTCTGCTTCAGGGGAACCAAGCCCAGTCCAGCTTCCTGATGATAGAGGCAAAGCTGTTGCAGTGATTAGTAAAGCACTTGAAAATTTTCTCAGAAAAGCTCATAGGGGTCGAGTCCTTGCTGGAGTTGTAGGGCTGGGAGGTAGTGGAGGGACATCTCTGCTATCATCTGCCTTTCGATCTCTTCCCATTGGGATCCCCAAGTTACTTGTATCTACTGTTGCCAGTGGTCAAACGGAACCTTATATTGGAACATCAGATTTATTGTTGTTTCCTTCAGTGGTGGATATTTGTGGCATTAACAATGTGAGTAGGGTTGTGCTATCAAATGCTGGTGCAGCTTTTGCTGGGATGGTCGCTGGAAGGCTTGAAAAGTCTAAAGAAACCCGCAATGGCAGTGAAAAATTTACAGTGGGTTTGACAATGTTTGGAGTCACCACACCATGTGTTAATGCTGTCAAGGAAAGACTGCTTAAAGAAGGTTATGAGACCTTGGTTTTTCACGCCACAGGTGTAGGTGGCAGGGCTATGGAGGATCTTGTTAGACAAGGACTTATACAG GGTGTTTTAGACATCACAACCACTGAAGTTGCAGATTATGTTGTTGGAGGTGTTATGGCATGTGATAGTTCCCGGTTTGATGCCTTAATAGAGAAAAATATACCTTTGGTGCTGAGTGTGGGAGCCTTGGATATGATTAATTTTGGAGGCCGAGATACCATACCTTCTCAATTTCATCATCGGAAGATTCATGAACACAATCAGCag GTTTCTTTGATGCGGACTACAGTGGATGAGAATAAAAAGTTTGCTGAATTTATAGCAGAGAAGTTAAACAAGTCAAACTCAAAACTCTGTATCTGCTTGCCAGAGAAAGGGATATCTGCTTTGGATGCACCTGGTAAGGCCTTTTATGATTCTGAGGTTACTGAAACTCTGATAAAGGAAGTACAGAAGCTGATTCAGACAAATGAAGACCGTCAG GTCAAGGTTTTCCCTCATCACATTAATGATATTGAGTTTGCAAACGCCTTGGCTGACTTGTTCATAGAGATCTGTCATAATTCTAAAGATGGTGGTGAGAGTGTTTATGAATCTATGAAAGATATCCAAGAAGATCATCCTGTTTCTGAAGTAAAACCCACAAAAGGAACTATTTCTTACTGCCTGAGCAACTTCCCAAATGCAAAACCAG AAACTTTGCAGAGAACGCATGCCGTGCTGCAGAATTTGAAAGATCAAATAAGGATGTGTAAACCCATTATTGGGGCTGGTGCAGGGACAGGGATATCAGCAAAATTTGAAGAAGCAGGTGGCGTGGATCTAATAGTTTTATACAACTCAGGGCGCTTTCGGATGGCAGGAAGGGGCTCCTTGGCAGGATTGTTGCCTTTTGCTGATGCAAATGCAGTAGTAGTTGAGATGGCCAATGAAGTGTTGCCT GTAGTTAAGAAGGTTCCTGTTCTGGCTGGTGTCTGTGCAACTGATCCATTTCGCCGCATTGACTATTTCCTGAAGCAGTTGGAGTCCATAGGTTTCTGTGGAGTGCAAAATTTTCCTACTGTTGGGCTTTTTGATGGTAATTTTAGACAAAATCTAGAAGAGACTGGAATGGGATATGG ATTGGAGGTTGAAATGGTTGCGAAAGCTCATGAAATGGGCCTCTTAACAACCCCTTATGCCTTCAACATAGAAGAAGCAGTGGCAATGGCAAAAGCTGGTGCTGACGTTGTAGTGGCTCATATGGGGCTCACAACCGCAGGATCAATTGGTGCAAAAACGGCTCTCTCATTGGATGAAAGTGCTGTTCGTGTTCAAGCTATTGCTGTGGCTGTTCATTCTGTCAATAGTGATGTTATTGTGCTCTGCCATGGAG GTCCTATATCCAGCCCTGAAGAAGCCAAATATGTACTAAAGAATACAAAAGGCGTTCATGGATTCTATGGGGCATCAAGTTTGGAAAGGCTACCAGTAGAGCAAGCTATAACAGCCACCGTACAGGAGTACAAATCAATTTCTATGAAGTAA